The following proteins are co-located in the Sandaracinaceae bacterium genome:
- a CDS encoding GDSL-type esterase/lipase family protein has protein sequence MRTLVSLCLLLLPSLAHAEEHPVWDPGLEQAATGSLGRGTPPESVEALRALIGDYLTLSDAQLRARISTTRGGASGDDDRYERAQATYNLALLHHLTGDADAARRSRVLLERYAEVFDGWSYEVCPTFCGVWTNWYHNDFDVSMQLALAFDLLAPAGALGGAEETIRELLVRIVQRDLEYRLYTFNWAFYRPLGLMIFGRVLDDPELTHLGYWFYEKHLHEYYSHDGFPSEGAYSYHEQQTPRFTEARQAYYFDGYSDPPGYTHEPFDRRWDPPRIDDFDVAARWGRITERMMWTLRHTTFPDGEFPVLNDTRHYGRAFGEPPEASVLLGGVGHAILAGGAGEAQTQARLDFSHTVGHRHRDALHLIYYGDGVETVGGTAYRNPDQAWNTSTLSHNLVAIDGEEQEGSYFVDWTMSPYVPGVGRSELVRQRWNPDSNNVHNDVLLWEPSFGGFDDVQVTEVDGLDAYRDHADRYRRMLVLVRVEGDDYYLADFFRVRGGTQYDWLLHGGHDANTLSLPLSTSSASGSLGRIQLRSSATTGDAWEASFVHGGTTGRVMMAGAPDTTVFTGVAPRYEHGGNQDHLVVRRTAATDEEVVFAATHETFTDSPRVMAVEGLTFSPTGSAVGLRITLADGAVDYLAQSLEEGPDAPLYAADGVELSFSGRFAHVRVGADGSLETMYLVGGRALSFEGESLTAPDGDYSHRGGVIEVERRESGAAEDAFVVDAPLPGDPARWVGKSIHVTTGDGWTWAYRIERVEGDRVITSDEPGFELDADGVDRQYFPIQEYLGLDRVPGPVTFFVPGSALREASGEVRTTRDPAPIVPDGGVGGDGGPTTMPGDGGADAGGSDTVTSGCSCRASGGSGRGPWALVALAFLFLLRRRRLSRLTPILIAALAVGCSDPEPAEDAGAEDAGAEDAMAAVDAFVPGEDAGVDDAPVRREADGSFTIRREDGETFSLCGCSDDPVPLSLGPALYAVVGREAQLFFDNITSKDASAYTWTTLGPAEATTDAARWAWTPSAAGEQPLFVVAWDEGDVPVAVAQSAVTVSAADAGAGTAPTILFLGDSTTNAGVYVRELHARFADDPMDGRSVGTRGTAPDLHEGRSGWRIHDYATDSRGPGANPFFNDGGFDFQHYLDTVGIEAPDFFFVHLGINDVFTVSDAALEDRLAEMFDELDAILGDVQRASPETRLAIGLTIVPCATESGFRESYPDNPEYTRERYKPRIVEWARRVIAHYEGTGVALVPLNAGIDSQLGFPNEPDGAGGLRHTNAVHPNTLGYAQMAESIYAWLKSTAP, from the coding sequence ATGCGAACCCTCGTCAGCCTCTGCCTGTTGCTCCTCCCCTCGCTCGCTCACGCGGAGGAGCACCCCGTGTGGGATCCCGGGCTGGAGCAGGCGGCGACGGGGTCGCTCGGCCGGGGCACGCCACCCGAGAGCGTCGAGGCGCTGCGCGCGCTGATCGGCGACTACCTGACGCTGAGCGACGCGCAGCTCCGCGCGCGCATCTCCACCACGCGCGGCGGCGCGAGCGGCGACGACGATCGCTACGAGCGCGCGCAGGCCACCTACAACCTCGCGCTCCTCCATCACCTGACGGGAGACGCGGACGCCGCGCGGCGATCCCGCGTCCTGCTCGAGCGCTACGCCGAGGTCTTCGACGGCTGGTCGTACGAGGTGTGCCCGACCTTCTGCGGCGTCTGGACCAACTGGTACCACAACGACTTCGACGTCTCGATGCAGCTCGCGCTCGCCTTCGATCTGCTCGCGCCAGCCGGCGCGCTCGGCGGCGCGGAGGAGACGATCCGCGAGCTCCTCGTGCGGATCGTGCAGCGTGATCTGGAGTACCGCCTCTACACGTTCAACTGGGCCTTCTACCGGCCGCTCGGCCTGATGATCTTCGGACGCGTGCTCGACGATCCGGAGCTGACCCACCTCGGCTACTGGTTCTACGAGAAGCACCTCCACGAGTACTACTCGCACGACGGCTTCCCCTCGGAGGGCGCGTACTCGTATCACGAGCAGCAGACGCCGCGGTTCACCGAGGCGCGTCAGGCGTACTACTTCGACGGCTACTCGGATCCGCCCGGCTACACCCACGAGCCCTTCGATCGGCGCTGGGATCCGCCGCGCATCGACGACTTCGACGTGGCCGCGCGCTGGGGCCGGATCACCGAGCGCATGATGTGGACGCTCCGGCACACGACCTTCCCCGACGGCGAGTTCCCGGTGCTCAACGACACGCGCCACTACGGGCGCGCGTTCGGCGAGCCGCCCGAGGCCAGCGTGCTGCTCGGCGGAGTGGGCCACGCGATCCTGGCCGGCGGCGCGGGCGAGGCGCAGACACAGGCCCGCCTCGACTTCAGCCACACGGTCGGCCACCGCCACCGCGACGCGCTGCACCTGATCTACTACGGCGACGGCGTCGAGACGGTGGGCGGGACCGCGTACCGAAACCCCGATCAGGCGTGGAACACGTCGACGCTCAGCCACAACCTCGTGGCGATCGACGGCGAGGAGCAGGAGGGCTCCTACTTCGTCGACTGGACGATGAGCCCCTACGTCCCGGGCGTCGGTCGCTCGGAGCTGGTGCGGCAGCGCTGGAACCCCGACTCCAACAACGTGCACAACGACGTACTACTCTGGGAGCCGTCCTTCGGCGGCTTCGACGACGTGCAGGTGACGGAGGTCGACGGCCTCGACGCGTACCGTGACCACGCCGACCGCTACCGCCGCATGCTGGTCCTCGTCCGCGTGGAAGGCGACGACTACTACCTGGCAGACTTCTTCCGGGTCCGCGGCGGCACGCAATACGACTGGCTCCTCCACGGCGGGCACGACGCGAACACGCTCTCGCTGCCCCTCTCCACCAGCTCGGCGAGCGGGAGCCTCGGGCGGATCCAGCTGCGCAGCTCCGCCACCACCGGGGACGCGTGGGAGGCGAGCTTCGTGCACGGCGGGACGACGGGGCGCGTGATGATGGCCGGCGCGCCGGACACGACCGTGTTCACCGGCGTCGCGCCCCGCTACGAGCACGGCGGGAACCAGGACCACCTCGTGGTGCGGCGAACGGCGGCGACCGACGAGGAGGTCGTCTTCGCGGCGACGCACGAGACGTTCACGGACTCGCCGCGCGTCATGGCCGTCGAGGGGCTGACGTTCAGCCCGACGGGGAGCGCGGTCGGCCTGCGCATCACGCTCGCCGACGGCGCGGTCGACTACCTCGCGCAGAGCCTCGAGGAGGGCCCCGACGCGCCGCTCTACGCGGCGGATGGGGTGGAGCTGTCGTTCTCGGGCCGCTTCGCCCACGTGCGGGTCGGCGCCGACGGCTCACTCGAGACGATGTACCTCGTGGGCGGCCGCGCGCTCTCGTTCGAGGGCGAGTCGCTGACCGCGCCCGACGGCGACTACTCCCATCGCGGCGGCGTGATCGAGGTCGAGCGGCGCGAGTCCGGCGCGGCGGAGGACGCCTTCGTGGTGGACGCGCCGCTGCCCGGCGACCCCGCGCGCTGGGTGGGCAAGTCGATTCACGTCACGACCGGCGACGGCTGGACGTGGGCCTACCGCATCGAGCGCGTGGAGGGGGACCGCGTGATCACGAGCGACGAGCCGGGCTTCGAGCTCGACGCGGACGGCGTCGACCGCCAGTACTTCCCGATCCAGGAGTACCTCGGGCTCGATCGCGTCCCCGGGCCGGTCACCTTCTTCGTGCCCGGCAGCGCGCTGCGCGAGGCGTCCGGAGAGGTGCGCACCACCCGCGACCCGGCCCCGATCGTCCCCGACGGCGGCGTGGGCGGCGACGGGGGCCCGACGACCATGCCCGGCGACGGAGGCGCGGACGCGGGCGGCAGCGACACGGTCACCAGCGGCTGCAGCTGCCGCGCGTCCGGTGGCTCGGGCCGCGGCCCCTGGGCGCTGGTCGCCCTGGCGTTCCTGTTCCTGCTTCGCCGACGCCGTCTCTCGCGGCTGACGCCGATCCTGATCGCCGCGCTCGCCGTCGGCTGCTCCGATCCGGAGCCGGCCGAAGACGCGGGCGCCGAGGACGCTGGCGCCGAAGACGCGATGGCCGCGGTCGACGCGTTCGTGCCGGGCGAAGACGCGGGCGTGGACGACGCCCCGGTGCGACGCGAGGCCGACGGGAGCTTCACCATCCGGCGTGAGGACGGCGAGACCTTTTCGCTCTGCGGCTGCAGCGACGACCCGGTCCCGCTCTCGCTCGGCCCCGCGCTCTACGCGGTGGTCGGTCGGGAGGCGCAGCTCTTCTTCGACAACATCACGAGCAAGGACGCGAGCGCCTACACGTGGACCACGCTCGGTCCCGCCGAGGCCACGACCGACGCGGCGCGCTGGGCGTGGACGCCTTCGGCGGCGGGGGAGCAGCCGCTCTTCGTCGTCGCGTGGGACGAAGGCGACGTCCCGGTGGCGGTGGCACAGAGCGCGGTGACGGTGAGCGCCGCCGACGCGGGCGCCGGGACCGCGCCGACGATCCTGTTCCTCGGCGACTCCACCACCAACGCGGGCGTCTACGTGCGAGAGCTGCACGCGCGCTTCGCCGACGACCCGATGGACGGCCGCTCGGTCGGCACGCGCGGCACCGCGCCGGACCTGCACGAGGGTCGCTCCGGTTGGCGCATCCACGACTACGCGACGGACTCCCGCGGCCCGGGCGCGAACCCGTTCTTCAACGACGGCGGCTTCGACTTCCAGCACTACCTCGACACGGTCGGGATCGAGGCGCCCGACTTCTTCTTCGTGCACCTCGGCATCAACGACGTCTTCACCGTCTCCGACGCGGCGCTCGAAGATCGCCTGGCCGAGATGTTCGACGAGCTCGACGCGATCCTCGGCGACGTGCAGCGCGCGTCACCCGAGACCCGCCTCGCCATCGGGCTGACCATCGTGCCCTGCGCCACGGAGTCGGGCTTCCGCGAGAGCTACCCCGACAACCCCGAGTACACGCGCGAGCGCTACAAGCCGCGCATCGTCGAGTGGGCCCGCCGCGTCATCGCCCACTACGAGGGCACGGGCGTCGCCCTGGTTCCGCTCAACGCGGGCATCGACAGCCAGCTCGGCTTCCCCAACGAGCCGGACGGCGCGGGCGGCCTCCGCCACACCAACGCCGTGCACCCCAACACGCTCGGGTACGCGCAGATGGCCGAGTCGATCTACGCGTGGCTCAAGTCCACGGCGCCCTGA
- a CDS encoding diguanylate cyclase, translated as MSDPTLTSRPPAFLSDEHVVATVLIVDDEKLGATKVATMVQKSGHRTILAHSWTEAIQRFAEHDVDLVLMDAVMPNVDGFKLTRMLRERSRSYVPIVFLTGMSDQKARRRCIEAGADDLLTKPVDELELTIRLVAMLRIRRLTRALEEKSRALGQLAKIDGLTGLENRRMLDERLPKEVERARRYGRELSLLMMDVDHFKKVNDTHGHDVGDEVLVCLGGVLRAGVREADFAHRYGGEEFVVLAPETGLDAAVELAERLRGAFHAASAKASVAGAQTLSIGVASLAALPDDIEASGLQSAADAALYDAKRGGRDRVRRCDEGE; from the coding sequence GTGTCGGATCCGACCCTCACCTCCAGACCGCCCGCCTTCCTGAGCGACGAACACGTCGTGGCGACGGTGCTCATCGTCGACGACGAGAAGCTCGGCGCCACGAAGGTCGCGACGATGGTGCAGAAGAGCGGCCACCGCACGATCCTGGCGCACAGCTGGACCGAGGCGATCCAGCGCTTCGCCGAGCACGACGTGGATCTGGTCCTGATGGACGCCGTCATGCCCAACGTCGACGGCTTCAAGCTCACCCGCATGCTGCGAGAGCGCTCGCGGTCGTACGTCCCGATCGTGTTCTTGACGGGCATGAGCGACCAGAAGGCGCGCCGCCGCTGCATCGAGGCGGGCGCCGACGACCTGCTGACCAAGCCGGTGGACGAGCTCGAGCTGACCATCCGGCTGGTGGCGATGCTGCGGATCCGTCGGCTGACCCGCGCGCTCGAGGAGAAGAGCCGCGCGCTCGGGCAGCTCGCGAAGATCGACGGGCTCACCGGCCTCGAGAACCGGCGCATGCTCGACGAGCGGCTGCCCAAGGAGGTCGAGCGCGCGCGGCGCTACGGGCGTGAGCTCAGCCTGCTGATGATGGACGTGGACCACTTCAAGAAGGTCAACGACACGCACGGGCACGACGTGGGCGACGAGGTGCTCGTCTGCCTCGGCGGGGTGCTGCGCGCGGGCGTCCGCGAGGCGGACTTCGCGCATCGCTACGGCGGCGAGGAGTTTGTGGTGCTCGCGCCGGAGACCGGCCTCGACGCGGCGGTCGAGCTCGCCGAGCGCCTCCGGGGCGCCTTTCACGCCGCGAGCGCCAAGGCCTCCGTCGCGGGCGCGCAGACGCTCTCGATTGGGGTGGCCAGCCTCGCCGCGTTGCCCGACGACATCGAAGCGTCCGGCCTCCAGAGCGCCGCCGACGCCGCGCTCTACGACGCCAAACGCGGCGGCCGGGACCGCGTCCGCCGCTGCGACGAAGGCGAGTGA